A single region of the Deltaproteobacteria bacterium genome encodes:
- a CDS encoding glycerol kinase — RDLGSPLQVLRVDGGAAANSLLMQAQADYAGIRVDRPVNLETTAFGAALFAGLGIGLYAGLEPMRRVRRTEHIFSPASTPNEKATVALHIAGWHRAVKAVQVFAGTATP, encoded by the coding sequence CGCGTGATCTCGGTAGCCCCTTGCAGGTCCTCCGGGTCGATGGCGGTGCTGCCGCCAATAGTCTGCTCATGCAGGCTCAGGCCGATTACGCAGGCATCCGCGTTGATCGCCCCGTCAACCTTGAGACCACCGCCTTTGGCGCTGCCCTATTCGCGGGCCTTGGCATCGGCCTTTACGCAGGGCTAGAGCCTATGCGCCGCGTGCGGAGGACCGAGCATATATTCTCGCCGGCCTCGACCCCGAATGAAAAGGCAACCGTAGCGCTTCACATCGCAGGCTGGCATCGCGCGGTCAAGGCGGTGCAGGTATTTGCTGGCACGGCGACACCATAG